The following coding sequences lie in one Sphaerochaeta sp. genomic window:
- a CDS encoding pyruvate, phosphate dikinase, with amino-acid sequence MYQLDPTWLPFSNLMLQHIYNVLLICSDYDRFLLEEDGRVEEELYLEYTQLGLSNPPKITHTSDPAEALSLLKERKFELVITMIDLLDEPVERLCADIKAIDPAMPVVVLSPSPTHRRNKYVKSLGTDNIDSFFYWQGNPSIFLAMVKLVEDRMNLEHDTSVADVQVIILVEDSVRFYSSYLPLMYTCLIQENSSTILEALNTWGKHLRMRGRPKILLARTYEEASSLFNRYLRNILGVISDIAFSRGGVQDQNAGLELTREIHKKMPETPVLLQSADAQREQEADDLGAAFIWKQSPTLLADLNTYMNRHYGFGPFIFREPESGMEIARASTMRELQKILPTIPPDSFAYHSRRNDFSRWLRAQGLFQLASRVKEINIDTHNDAQATQKRITETIRSYRTERAKGVISLFSRDTYDETLFFSRIGSGSLGGKGRGLAFIDKELRASGLMAKYPDVYLSIPRTVVISTDQFARFIQTNHLEEVVSQDLSDDELLHLFLSYPVQDDLLRDLGAILSVIHNPISVRSSSLLEDSHFQPFAGVYETCMLPNNGDDAQRLEELADAVRCVWASTYTRRAKAYMQATEHMVEEEKMAVIIQQVIGSRHGAYWYPNISGVARSLNYYPLNGEKTTDGVGMISFGFGKAIVDNGSAFRFSPVHPKRPAQFLGGTNTSTQSTFYALPDRPYRPLEHNAENLELLDISHAEQFPESLKYIASTYDQASGTLTESIRAEGQKIITFNGILKYDAFPLASIVRDVLELGTRAMSTPVEIEFAVNLNRKSPKLPEFSLLQIRPIAEGNEQSDITITPEEREESVVWSPMVMGNGNIQGIQDVITIKPEAFRQNEMPAMADELDGLNAVLAAKGREYLLIVVGRLGSCDPWLGIPVSWSQISGSRVIVETGLKDFQVEPSQGTHFFQNMTSLGCVYMTVNPAFGEGTLHLERLSPCSLEAETAHFRHYHTPAPLSIKVNGHDGEGVVCIQEKAQS; translated from the coding sequence ATGTACCAACTCGATCCCACCTGGCTTCCCTTCTCCAACCTGATGCTCCAGCACATCTACAACGTGCTGTTGATCTGCAGTGATTACGACCGGTTTCTCCTGGAAGAAGACGGCAGGGTGGAGGAAGAACTGTACCTGGAATACACCCAGCTGGGACTGTCAAATCCCCCGAAGATCACCCACACCTCCGATCCCGCCGAAGCGCTCTCCCTGCTGAAGGAGCGGAAGTTCGAGCTGGTCATCACGATGATCGACCTGCTGGACGAGCCGGTGGAGCGGCTCTGCGCCGACATCAAGGCGATCGACCCCGCCATGCCGGTGGTCGTCCTCTCCCCCTCTCCGACCCACCGTCGGAACAAGTACGTGAAGAGTCTGGGGACGGACAACATCGACTCGTTTTTCTACTGGCAGGGAAACCCTTCCATCTTCCTGGCCATGGTCAAGCTGGTGGAGGACCGGATGAACCTGGAGCACGACACCAGCGTCGCCGATGTCCAGGTGATCATTCTGGTGGAGGATTCCGTCCGGTTCTACAGTTCCTATCTCCCGTTGATGTACACCTGCCTGATCCAGGAGAACAGTTCGACGATCCTGGAGGCGCTGAACACCTGGGGCAAGCACCTCAGGATGCGCGGACGGCCGAAAATCCTCTTGGCGCGCACCTATGAGGAAGCTTCCAGCCTGTTCAACCGCTACCTCCGCAACATCCTCGGCGTGATCAGCGACATCGCCTTCTCACGGGGCGGCGTCCAGGACCAGAACGCCGGGCTTGAGCTCACCCGGGAGATCCACAAAAAAATGCCGGAAACCCCCGTGCTGTTGCAGAGCGCCGACGCCCAGCGGGAACAGGAGGCGGATGATCTGGGAGCCGCGTTCATCTGGAAACAGTCCCCGACGCTGTTGGCCGACCTGAACACCTACATGAACCGCCATTACGGCTTCGGCCCGTTCATCTTCCGGGAGCCGGAAAGCGGCATGGAGATCGCCCGCGCCTCGACGATGCGTGAGCTCCAGAAGATTCTTCCCACCATTCCTCCCGACTCGTTCGCCTACCACAGCAGGAGGAACGACTTCTCCCGTTGGCTTCGCGCCCAAGGTCTGTTCCAGCTGGCGTCCCGGGTGAAAGAGATCAACATCGACACGCACAACGACGCCCAGGCGACGCAGAAGCGGATCACCGAGACGATCCGCAGTTACCGTACCGAACGGGCCAAAGGGGTCATCTCCCTCTTCTCCCGGGATACGTACGACGAGACGCTGTTCTTCTCCCGCATCGGAAGTGGATCCTTGGGAGGAAAAGGCAGAGGATTGGCGTTCATCGACAAGGAGCTCAGGGCCAGCGGCCTGATGGCAAAATATCCCGACGTCTACCTGTCCATCCCCCGGACGGTGGTGATCAGCACCGACCAGTTCGCCCGGTTCATCCAGACCAACCATCTGGAAGAGGTCGTCTCCCAGGACCTCTCCGACGACGAACTCCTCCATCTGTTCCTCTCCTATCCCGTCCAGGATGACCTGTTGCGGGACCTCGGAGCCATCCTCAGCGTGATCCACAACCCAATCTCCGTCCGTTCCTCCTCCCTGCTGGAAGACTCCCATTTCCAACCGTTCGCCGGGGTGTACGAAACCTGCATGCTTCCCAACAACGGCGATGACGCCCAACGGCTGGAGGAGCTTGCCGATGCCGTACGGTGCGTCTGGGCCTCCACCTACACCCGCAGGGCCAAAGCATACATGCAGGCCACCGAGCACATGGTGGAAGAGGAGAAGATGGCCGTCATCATCCAGCAGGTGATCGGTTCCCGTCATGGTGCGTACTGGTACCCCAACATCAGCGGCGTGGCCAGGAGTTTGAACTACTATCCATTGAACGGAGAGAAGACCACCGACGGCGTGGGGATGATCTCCTTCGGCTTCGGCAAGGCCATCGTGGACAATGGATCGGCCTTCCGCTTCTCCCCGGTCCATCCCAAACGGCCCGCACAGTTTCTGGGAGGCACCAACACCAGTACCCAGTCGACGTTCTACGCCTTGCCGGACCGGCCGTATCGTCCGCTGGAGCATAATGCGGAGAATCTGGAGCTTCTGGACATCAGCCACGCCGAACAGTTTCCGGAAAGCCTGAAATACATCGCCAGCACGTACGACCAGGCATCCGGGACGCTCACCGAAAGCATCCGCGCCGAAGGACAGAAGATCATCACGTTCAACGGAATCCTGAAGTACGACGCGTTCCCGCTGGCTTCCATCGTGCGGGATGTACTGGAGCTGGGAACCCGTGCGATGAGCACCCCGGTGGAGATTGAATTCGCCGTGAACCTGAACCGGAAGAGCCCCAAACTTCCCGAGTTCAGCCTGCTGCAGATCCGGCCGATCGCCGAAGGGAATGAGCAGAGCGACATCACCATCACCCCAGAGGAGCGGGAAGAGAGCGTCGTCTGGTCCCCCATGGTGATGGGCAACGGAAACATCCAGGGAATCCAGGACGTCATCACCATCAAACCAGAGGCGTTCCGGCAGAACGAAATGCCTGCCATGGCCGACGAGCTGGATGGCCTGAACGCCGTCCTGGCGGCAAAGGGCAGGGAGTATCTTTTGATCGTCGTCGGGCGCCTGGGCTCCTGTGACCCCTGGCTGGGCATCCCCGTCTCCTGGAGCCAGATCTCCGGCAGCAGGGTCATCGTGGAGACCGGCTTGAAGGATTTCCAGGTGGAGCCCAGCCAAGGAACCCATTTCTTCCAGAACATGACCAGCCTGGGATGCGTGTACATGACGGTCAATCCAGCCTTCGGAGAAGGGACGCTCCACCTTGAGCGTCTCTCCCCCTGTTCCCTGGAAGCGGAGACCGCCCACTTCCGCCACTACCACACCCCCGCCCCGCTGTCCATCAAAGTCAACGGACATGACGGTGAAGGGGTGGTCTGCATCCAAGAGAAGGCTCAGTCCTGA
- a CDS encoding ATP-binding protein has product MSVADVINQRVVENARVAYKKNWNPEPILHAICAFANDSDHWGGGYLIIGVEEARGMPRFSVTGVDSPSIRRSFRENEADRRCRCHRGEGASSRLSG; this is encoded by the coding sequence GTGTCTGTTGCGGATGTCATCAACCAACGGGTGGTGGAAAACGCCCGCGTTGCATACAAGAAAAATTGGAATCCGGAACCAATCCTTCATGCCATCTGCGCCTTTGCCAACGATAGCGATCATTGGGGTGGAGGATACCTCATCATCGGAGTGGAGGAAGCGCGTGGCATGCCCCGGTTTTCGGTGACGGGAGTGGATTCCCCGTCCATCCGGCGTTCCTTCCGGGAAAACGAAGCCGACAGGCGTTGCCGTTGCCACCGCGGAGAAGGAGCCAGCAGCAGATTAAGCGGATGA
- a CDS encoding RNA pseudouridine synthase: MADIGSRILYEDNHLIILNKKCGELVQGDETGDRTLADDVRSYLKDAYHKEGNVYLGIPHRLDRPTSGIVIYTKTEKALVRMNEEFKGGGVKKTYWAVVDRLPEKPEGTLVHYIIRDPRTNKSIALPVEKQGSKIAKLDYRVLAQGERYFLLEVHLHTGRHHQIRAQFAAIGIHIKGDLKYGAARSNPDGGICLHARSVTFLHPVRKEEITVTADPPHDNLWDALMAART; the protein is encoded by the coding sequence ATGGCTGACATTGGATCCCGGATTCTGTATGAGGACAATCATCTGATCATCCTCAACAAGAAGTGCGGAGAACTGGTCCAGGGAGACGAGACGGGGGATCGCACGCTTGCCGATGACGTGAGATCGTATCTGAAGGATGCGTACCACAAGGAAGGGAACGTCTACCTGGGCATCCCCCACCGGCTTGACCGGCCGACCAGCGGGATCGTCATCTATACCAAGACGGAGAAGGCGCTGGTCCGGATGAACGAGGAGTTCAAGGGCGGCGGGGTGAAAAAGACCTACTGGGCGGTGGTGGACCGGCTTCCGGAGAAACCGGAAGGGACGCTGGTCCACTACATCATCCGCGATCCCCGGACCAACAAGAGCATCGCGCTCCCGGTGGAGAAGCAGGGATCGAAGATCGCCAAGCTGGATTACCGGGTGCTGGCCCAGGGAGAGCGGTACTTCCTGCTGGAAGTGCACCTGCACACCGGACGGCATCATCAGATCCGCGCACAGTTCGCCGCCATCGGAATCCACATCAAAGGAGACCTGAAGTACGGGGCTGCGCGCAGCAACCCGGACGGCGGCATCTGCCTGCATGCCCGAAGCGTCACGTTCCTCCACCCGGTGCGCAAGGAAGAGATCACCGTCACCGCCGATCCTCCCCATGACAACCTGTGGGACGCCCTGATGGCGGCCCGGACCTGA
- a CDS encoding type IIA DNA topoisomerase subunit B → MEYDESKIQSLSPLEHIRLRPGMYIGRLGNGTHEDDGIYILLKEIIDNSVDEFIMHAGNRILITRTENTCTVRDFGRGIPLGKVADCVSIINTGAKYNDDVFQFSVGLNGVGTKAVNALSSLFTVTSYREGKFVSITFAQGQMKSRNEGKTSEPDGTFVSFTPDPQLFGNYAFNDDFIIKRIQGYAYLNSGLTLEYNGMTYRSKDGLLDLLREEVGDSNLYDIIHYRGDKLEFAFTHVPGDFGENYFSYVNGQHTSDGGTHQAAFKEGIVKGINEYFKKSWEAQDVRDGMIGAIAVKVKDPVFESQTKNKLSNTEIRSWIVAEVKDAVVDYLLKHADQAQKLNEKIQNNERLRKELNDVRKGAREAAKKVSINIPKLKDCKYHLGQSTVHAEECEASMIFLTEGDSASGTITKTRDVKTQAVFSLRGKIQNVEGMKRTIIYKNEELYNMMVALGIENGIEGLRYGKVVIATDADNDGFHIRNLLMTYFLTFFEDLVTSGRLYILETPLFRVRNKSTVRYCYSEAERDQATKDIRGSEVTRFKGLGEIDPKEFGAFIGPEIKLVPVTVPAMNTMAKTMRFYMGSNTPERRDFIMQYLLPEDI, encoded by the coding sequence ATGGAATACGATGAATCAAAGATACAATCACTGAGCCCACTGGAGCACATACGGCTCCGGCCGGGCATGTACATAGGGCGGCTGGGCAACGGCACCCATGAGGACGATGGAATCTACATCCTGCTGAAGGAGATCATCGACAACAGCGTCGATGAGTTCATCATGCACGCCGGCAACAGGATCCTCATCACCCGGACGGAGAATACCTGTACGGTGCGGGACTTCGGCCGCGGCATTCCGCTTGGGAAGGTGGCGGACTGCGTCTCCATCATCAACACCGGCGCCAAGTACAACGATGACGTGTTCCAGTTTTCCGTCGGTCTGAACGGCGTGGGCACCAAGGCGGTCAACGCCCTCTCCTCGCTGTTCACCGTCACCTCGTACCGGGAAGGAAAGTTCGTCTCCATCACGTTCGCCCAGGGCCAGATGAAGAGCAGGAACGAAGGGAAAACTTCCGAGCCGGACGGAACGTTCGTCTCGTTCACCCCGGACCCCCAACTGTTCGGCAACTACGCGTTCAACGACGATTTCATCATCAAGCGGATCCAGGGGTACGCCTACCTGAACAGTGGCCTGACGCTGGAGTACAACGGGATGACGTACCGTTCCAAGGACGGGCTCCTCGACCTGCTTCGCGAAGAGGTGGGGGACTCCAACCTGTACGACATCATCCACTACCGCGGGGACAAGCTGGAGTTCGCCTTCACCCATGTGCCGGGGGATTTCGGGGAGAACTACTTCTCCTACGTCAATGGACAGCACACCAGTGACGGCGGCACCCACCAGGCGGCCTTCAAGGAAGGCATCGTCAAGGGCATCAACGAATACTTCAAGAAATCCTGGGAGGCCCAGGACGTCCGGGACGGGATGATCGGCGCCATCGCGGTGAAGGTCAAGGACCCGGTGTTTGAGAGCCAGACGAAGAACAAGCTGTCCAACACGGAGATCCGCTCCTGGATCGTCGCAGAGGTGAAGGACGCCGTCGTCGACTACCTCCTCAAGCACGCCGATCAGGCGCAGAAACTCAACGAGAAGATCCAGAACAACGAACGGCTTCGCAAGGAGCTGAACGATGTGCGCAAGGGTGCCCGGGAAGCGGCCAAGAAGGTGTCCATCAACATCCCCAAGCTGAAGGACTGCAAATACCATCTCGGACAGTCCACCGTCCATGCCGAGGAGTGCGAGGCGTCGATGATCTTCCTCACTGAGGGGGATTCGGCCTCCGGCACCATCACCAAGACGCGGGACGTGAAGACCCAGGCGGTCTTCTCCCTCAGGGGGAAGATCCAGAACGTCGAGGGGATGAAGCGGACGATCATCTACAAGAACGAGGAGCTGTACAACATGATGGTCGCCCTGGGGATCGAGAACGGCATCGAAGGGCTGCGGTACGGCAAGGTGGTCATCGCCACCGATGCGGATAATGACGGCTTTCACATCCGCAACCTGTTGATGACCTACTTCCTGACGTTCTTCGAGGATCTGGTGACCAGCGGCAGGCTGTACATCCTGGAGACGCCGCTGTTCCGGGTGCGCAACAAGTCGACGGTCCGGTACTGCTACAGCGAGGCGGAACGCGACCAGGCGACGAAGGATATCCGGGGCAGTGAGGTGACCCGGTTCAAAGGGTTGGGGGAGATCGACCCGAAGGAGTTCGGCGCGTTCATCGGGCCGGAGATCAAACTGGTGCCGGTGACGGTGCCTGCCATGAACACCATGGCCAAGACGATGCGGTTCTACATGGGGAGCAACACCCCGGAACGCAGGGATTTCATCATGCAGTACTTGTTGCCGGAGGATATCTGA
- a CDS encoding NADP-dependent isocitrate dehydrogenase has translation MQKIKMKTPVVEMDGDEMTRVLWKMIKDTLITPYVDLKSEYYDLGLPNRDKTDDQVTKDAAEATLRLGVAVKCATITPNAQRMDEYHLKKMYKSPNGTIRAMMDGTVFRTPIIADCIHPVVRNWKKPITIARHAYGDVYKATEYRVPSSGKAELLFTGDDGSTFRQTVFDFHGPGVIQGQYNKDDSIESFAKSCFEYALATGEDLWFSAKDTISKQYDGTFRDIFQRLYDSTYKTRFEKAGLTYFYTLIDDAVARVIRSEGGFIWACKNYDGDVMSDMVSTAFGSLAMMTSVLVSPTGAFEYEAAHGTVTRHYYRYLKGEETSTNPMATIYAWTGALRKRGELDGTPELIDFANRLEKACIDTIHSGVMTKDLAILAEGVEVKQVNTAGFLDAIRSHVEEGR, from the coding sequence ATGCAGAAAATCAAAATGAAGACCCCCGTCGTCGAGATGGACGGGGATGAGATGACCCGCGTGTTGTGGAAGATGATCAAGGATACGTTGATCACCCCGTACGTCGATCTGAAGAGTGAATACTACGACCTGGGGCTGCCCAACCGGGACAAGACGGACGACCAGGTGACCAAGGACGCCGCGGAGGCGACGCTCCGTCTGGGAGTGGCCGTCAAATGCGCCACCATCACGCCCAACGCCCAGCGGATGGACGAATACCACCTGAAGAAGATGTACAAGAGCCCCAACGGGACGATCCGGGCAATGATGGACGGGACGGTGTTCCGCACCCCGATCATCGCCGACTGCATCCATCCGGTGGTCCGCAACTGGAAGAAGCCCATCACCATCGCCCGTCACGCCTACGGCGACGTGTACAAGGCAACGGAGTACCGCGTCCCCTCATCGGGAAAGGCGGAGTTGCTGTTCACCGGTGATGACGGCTCGACGTTCCGGCAGACGGTCTTCGACTTCCACGGCCCCGGGGTGATCCAAGGCCAGTACAACAAGGACGACTCCATCGAGAGTTTCGCCAAGAGTTGTTTCGAGTATGCCCTGGCCACCGGAGAGGACCTGTGGTTCTCCGCCAAGGACACCATCAGCAAGCAGTATGACGGCACGTTCCGTGACATCTTCCAGCGGTTGTACGACTCCACCTACAAGACGCGGTTCGAGAAGGCCGGCCTTACCTACTTCTACACGTTGATCGACGACGCCGTTGCTCGGGTGATCCGCAGCGAAGGCGGGTTCATCTGGGCGTGCAAGAATTATGACGGGGACGTGATGAGCGACATGGTCTCCACGGCGTTCGGCTCGCTTGCCATGATGACCAGCGTGCTGGTCAGCCCCACCGGCGCCTTTGAGTACGAAGCCGCCCACGGGACAGTGACCCGGCACTACTACCGGTACCTGAAAGGGGAAGAGACGTCGACCAATCCGATGGCCACCATCTACGCCTGGACCGGGGCGCTTCGCAAGCGAGGAGAGCTTGACGGCACTCCGGAACTCATCGATTTCGCCAACCGGTTGGAGAAGGCTTGCATCGACACCATCCACAGCGGCGTGATGACCAAGGATCTTGCCATCCTTGCCGAAGGTGTGGAGGTGAAACAGGTCAATACGGCCGGGTTCCTGGATGCCATCCGATCCCACGTGGAAGAAGGGCGGTAA
- a CDS encoding Gfo/Idh/MocA family oxidoreductase, producing the protein MREVSNAYWNTWSGKHRQDDGQDDQFDAEPGTVRRGVQNKEKADAFAREMGASHAYGSYAELANDPNVDLVYIATIHTEHFNNIMLCLEAGRNVLCEKAFTLNAREAKAACKLAEQKKLLLAEAMWPRYMPSRTIITDLIKQGAIGDIRMVTANLCYRISEVPRIKERSMGGGALLDVGVYPLSFLFTYMGTDYVKMQSLASITALGVDEQNVTSFIYSDGRIGVVESGTKVRSDRRGMIYGTNGSIEVENINNPERIWLFDKDAKLVKEITPPAQLTGYEYEVEACERAIKDGKYECSEMPHRHTIKKMEILDAIRKSWGIRFPSEQ; encoded by the coding sequence TTGCGAGAGGTAAGCAATGCGTATTGGAATACTTGGAGCGGGAAACATCGCCAGGACGATGGCCAAGACGATCAATTTGATGCAGAACCAGGAACTGTACGCCGTGGCGTCCAGAACAAGGAGAAGGCTGACGCGTTCGCCCGGGAGATGGGAGCTTCCCACGCGTATGGAAGCTACGCGGAACTGGCAAACGACCCGAACGTCGATCTTGTCTACATCGCGACGATCCACACGGAGCATTTCAACAACATCATGCTGTGCCTGGAAGCGGGACGGAACGTCCTGTGCGAGAAGGCGTTCACGCTGAACGCCCGGGAAGCCAAGGCGGCATGCAAGCTCGCAGAACAGAAGAAGCTGCTGCTCGCCGAGGCGATGTGGCCGCGCTACATGCCCAGCAGGACCATCATCACCGATTTGATCAAGCAGGGGGCCATCGGGGACATCCGCATGGTGACGGCCAACCTCTGCTACCGCATCAGCGAAGTGCCGCGCATCAAGGAACGATCCATGGGTGGCGGGGCGTTGCTGGACGTCGGCGTCTATCCGCTGAGCTTCTTGTTCACCTACATGGGGACGGACTACGTGAAGATGCAGAGCCTTGCGTCCATCACGGCGCTGGGGGTGGACGAGCAAAACGTCACCTCGTTCATCTATTCCGATGGACGGATCGGCGTGGTGGAGAGCGGGACGAAAGTCCGTTCCGACCGCCGCGGGATGATCTATGGGACCAACGGTTCCATTGAAGTGGAGAACATCAACAATCCCGAACGGATCTGGTTGTTCGACAAGGACGCCAAGCTGGTCAAGGAGATTACACCACCGGCGCAGCTGACCGGTTACGAGTATGAGGTCGAGGCCTGTGAGAGGGCCATCAAGGATGGCAAGTACGAGTGTTCGGAGATGCCCCATCGGCATACCATCAAGAAGATGGAGATTCTGGACGCCATCCGCAAGAGCTGGGGAATTCGGTTCCCCTCGGAGCAATGA
- a CDS encoding lysoplasmalogenase, whose translation MNYQFLLFAMLCVIHICMRDMHREIPSRITKVLLMPSLLWYYLSLQTETGILPVLIIVALALHTAGDLFLLFPKKLVLFSIGGLSFFVGHIFYISYFFHHFTHPAALLVVALLSIYPLVLAAKLVRKGPAPLLMFIYALALVIEAIAAAGAGNWIALFGVIFFATSDSMLGYNTVTEKFSDVSIMATYTFAEFLLVVGILMAQGAV comes from the coding sequence ATGAACTACCAATTTCTTCTGTTCGCCATGCTCTGTGTCATCCACATCTGTATGCGGGACATGCACCGGGAAATCCCCAGCAGGATCACCAAGGTGCTGTTGATGCCATCCCTCCTTTGGTATTATCTCTCCCTCCAGACGGAGACCGGCATTCTTCCCGTCCTGATCATCGTGGCGCTGGCGCTGCACACCGCAGGGGATCTGTTTCTGCTGTTTCCCAAGAAACTGGTCCTGTTTTCCATCGGCGGACTTTCGTTCTTCGTCGGCCACATCTTTTATATCAGTTATTTCTTCCATCACTTCACCCATCCGGCCGCATTGTTGGTCGTCGCGCTTCTTTCCATCTACCCGTTGGTGTTGGCGGCGAAACTGGTACGGAAAGGTCCCGCCCCTCTTCTGATGTTCATCTATGCCCTGGCGCTGGTCATTGAGGCGATAGCCGCCGCGGGAGCCGGCAATTGGATCGCCCTGTTCGGTGTGATCTTCTTCGCCACCAGCGATTCGATGCTGGGGTACAACACCGTTACGGAAAAGTTTTCCGACGTCTCCATCATGGCGACCTATACGTTCGCCGAGTTCCTCCTCGTTGTCGGTATTTTGATGGCCCAGGGAGCCGTCTGA
- a CDS encoding GNAT family N-acetyltransferase produces the protein MRFGPLKDIDASVFNQAFFGYAVPFHFSPAQLQWNLKKNSFDLRCSVGLYDGSSLCGFILNGRRGNEAYDCGTAILPEYRGHGYAHLLVERAKSALAEAGADTWKLEVLSTNTKAVKLYQEHGFTSLRDLACFRILTSDLSPSGMVQLVPGGYDLLPSSPECRSSWQNETESIRLGQVSVYAIVAGSSPVGALAISKKSGSLMQLYIQPQFRGRGFAKAALSALPSVVRNPEVKFINVDDGYLPMIHLLGRCGFFRFATQHEMQTMVKSAIV, from the coding sequence ATGCGCTTTGGCCCGCTGAAGGACATTGACGCCTCTGTCTTCAATCAGGCCTTCTTCGGGTATGCCGTCCCATTCCATTTCTCTCCCGCCCAATTGCAGTGGAATCTGAAGAAGAACAGTTTTGACCTTCGTTGTTCGGTGGGGTTGTACGACGGATCATCCCTGTGCGGTTTCATCCTCAATGGACGGAGGGGAAACGAAGCGTATGACTGTGGCACGGCGATCCTCCCGGAATACCGGGGGCATGGCTACGCCCATCTGCTGGTCGAAAGGGCGAAGTCCGCACTGGCGGAAGCGGGTGCAGATACATGGAAACTTGAGGTACTCTCCACCAACACCAAGGCGGTGAAGCTGTACCAGGAGCATGGGTTCACCTCCCTCCGTGATCTGGCGTGCTTCCGTATCCTCACTTCTGACCTCTCCCCTTCTGGCATGGTCCAGTTGGTACCGGGCGGGTATGACCTCCTGCCTTCTTCTCCGGAGTGCCGAAGCAGTTGGCAGAACGAGACGGAATCCATCCGGTTGGGACAGGTTTCCGTCTACGCCATTGTGGCGGGGAGTTCTCCTGTTGGCGCGCTGGCCATCAGCAAAAAGAGCGGATCATTGATGCAGCTGTACATCCAGCCACAATTCCGTGGCAGAGGATTTGCGAAGGCTGCGCTCTCCGCCCTCCCTTCCGTTGTCCGGAATCCGGAAGTGAAGTTCATCAACGTGGACGACGGCTATCTTCCGATGATCCATCTGCTCGGGCGATGCGGTTTTTTTCGCTTCGCCACGCAGCATGAGATGCAAACGATGGTGAAATCTGCTATAGTCTGA
- a CDS encoding GNAT family N-acetyltransferase: protein MAYTYALMQEDETPEVSALMTASFPKSYRRIFFIKPEHTVVAREGNQVVGGMNMDVFSLPNKRKVGYLGWLYVEKDHQGQGIGNALTEQAIAHLKDVGCTDIIACVEGDNSSSLKQFANHGFTIMSIREQVSRFGIGLLKVNKRAARFFDMGYFLWHLSIPEEMVEEPRDQRPFAFTVLCNILLWYPCLKGWNLLNVLFPGTVADWTQDPFYQRSPLFLLLVPVFALTVRTLSMEISARIQQTEVTFLSWDTAWLLGVLLPLLVGIPFPVPGNVYIAGTHWRNSDMDSVLCRIARTGQLALAFLCLPLKGSIALRYCYTLMFLDSLFFFYPFHRLQLQQGEETRGRFVHHPVRLRPDGHRDVVVILPILFLFSIISSIYG from the coding sequence ATGGCATATACGTACGCGTTGATGCAGGAAGACGAAACACCAGAGGTCTCCGCCTTGATGACCGCCAGCTTCCCAAAGAGCTACCGGCGAATCTTTTTCATCAAGCCGGAACATACCGTGGTCGCCAGGGAAGGAAACCAGGTGGTTGGCGGCATGAACATGGATGTGTTCTCCCTCCCCAACAAACGGAAAGTGGGATACCTGGGGTGGTTGTACGTCGAGAAGGATCATCAGGGACAGGGTATCGGCAACGCGTTGACGGAACAGGCCATCGCCCACCTGAAGGATGTGGGATGCACCGACATCATCGCCTGCGTGGAAGGAGACAACAGCTCCTCGCTGAAACAGTTCGCCAACCATGGGTTCACCATCATGTCGATCCGAGAGCAGGTCTCCCGCTTCGGCATCGGACTCCTCAAAGTCAACAAACGGGCTGCCCGCTTCTTTGACATGGGCTACTTTCTCTGGCATCTGTCCATCCCGGAAGAGATGGTGGAAGAGCCCAGGGACCAACGGCCGTTCGCTTTCACCGTCCTGTGCAACATCCTGTTGTGGTATCCCTGCCTGAAAGGCTGGAACTTGCTGAACGTGCTGTTTCCCGGTACGGTCGCCGATTGGACGCAGGATCCCTTCTACCAACGCAGTCCCCTGTTTCTTCTGTTGGTTCCCGTCTTCGCCCTGACGGTCCGTACGTTGTCCATGGAGATCTCGGCGCGGATCCAACAGACGGAAGTGACGTTCCTTTCCTGGGATACGGCGTGGCTCCTCGGCGTCCTGCTGCCCCTGTTGGTGGGAATTCCCTTCCCCGTGCCGGGCAATGTCTACATCGCAGGCACCCACTGGCGCAACAGTGACATGGATTCCGTGCTGTGCAGGATCGCCCGGACCGGACAGCTTGCCCTTGCGTTCCTCTGCCTGCCGCTGAAAGGATCCATCGCCCTGAGGTACTGCTATACGCTGATGTTCCTCGACTCGTTGTTCTTCTTCTACCCGTTTCACCGGCTTCAACTCCAGCAGGGTGAAGAAACGCGGGGCCGATTCGTTCATCATCCCGTCCGTCTCCGTCCTGATGGTCACCGTGATGTTGTGGTGATATTGCCCATCCTATTCCTTTTCAGTATCATTAGTTCCATCTATGGATGA